Below is a window of Lacrimispora xylanolytica DNA.
GATACCGCCGCCGCTTCCCTGTTGTGTGATGACAGGAATCCCTGCCTGACACAAAGCTTCAATATCACGGTTAATGGTACGCCTGGATACTTCAAATTTCTCAGCCAGATAAGGAGCTGTCACCTTGTCGTTTTTTAGCAGAGTGGTCAGTATTCCAAGTAACCGGTCAAGTTTCATCGCTTTCTGACTCCTTTTTCCATCCTGTGAGACAGGTTTTTTTTAAAAATATAATTTCTTAAAGCTTATTATACAATAGATTGTATAAAAGGTGAAACAAAGTTTTTTCGGAGCAATAATGGCAAAAGATTACATGCAAATTTTGGCAGTCAAAGTGTATAATTTTAGCACTTAGGTTGAAAAATGTCGGTTTTCATTATATGCTGAAAAAGATATAAATACTTAAATTTGTAACAATAATACATTGATTTCTATGGGATGCTGACGAAGAATCGTGCTGTGAAAAGTGTGCTGCAAGAGAGGCAATGGTAAAAAGTATCCATGAGATCTGTGTGTATGAAAAGATGGAACTATGAATTCTGTAAATCTTAACGGTGTGTCAGCACTTTCGTAAAATCTATAAAAAAACCTATAATCCATAAAATCAATGGCTAGCATGTGAAAAATATAAGGTTCTTTTAAACAATACAGAATAGTGGGAGGTAAGACTATGTTAGAAATTGGAGTCTGCGATGATGACCGTCTGCTGCTGTGGGAAATGGAGAAATATCTGCTGGAATTAGGGGAGGAGACCGGGGTGAAATTGGAGGTCGATACTTATGCAGACGGGGAAGAGATTGTAAGAGCAGTGATGAAAGGAAAGCGTTTTGATATTATTTTCATGGATATCGAGATGCAGCATTTAAGCGGCATGTGTGCAGCAAAAAGAATCAGGGAGATGGACCGTACCGTGCAGCTTGTTTTTGTAACGTCTCATGAAAGCTATATGAAGGAAGCATTTCTCGCTGCTCCCATTGGCTTTCTTTTAAAACCGCTAAGTAAGACAGAATTTACGGATACGTTTCATCATATTTTAAGGATGATCGGGACGGAGGATCAGTTTTATCGTTTCCGCTATGACCGGTCTGATTATAAGGTGCTTTTAAAAGAGGTCATTTACTTTGAAAGCAAAGGGAGAATGACAGAGATTGTCTGGGAAGGAGGCCGTTACAGGCTCTATAAAAACCTGGAGACCATTGAAGAGGAATTAAGAAGTCAGAAGATGCGCTTTGTGCGTATCCATAAGTCTTATTTGGTTAACTACTGGCGAATTTCCAGATTTTCTGCGGATTTTGTGGAATTAATGGATGGAATCTGTCTTCCTATCAGCAGAAGCCGCAGAAAAGAGGTGGAAGTCAATTTATATGATGCAATGGAATGGTGCCATGTATGAACGAGGGGATGAGAATGACTGCCAGCGTATTATTTTCGCTTTTTAGTGTATGGATCATGAAGCTGTATTTAGATACGTTCCTTACAAAAAGAAGCGGATTTAGAAAGGCAGCAGGATGGCTGCTTTTCTTTTTATGGCAGATGTATGGAAGGCTTTATCTGGCCGGAGATTCACCGATTTATTACCTGTTTGGTTCCTTTGCTGTTATTGGTCTGGTCGGAATCGTTGGCTATACTTCAGCCATCTGGAACCAGGTGACCTTTTCTGCGCTTTTTGCAGCGCTGTGGGAGCTTATGGACATGTTTTTTCTGCTGGGAACAAGGCTGTTTCTGGGAGGAGAGGCTGATGGGACAGTGACCGCTATGTGGCTGTCAAAGCTGTGCCTGTTTTCTTTGATTCTGGGAATTCGAAGGTATATGAAGGCGAAAGGAAGTATAAGCAATCTGCCTGCTCAGGGACTCTCCTTTCTTCTTCCCTTTACTGCTTTGATGACTGTATATTTTGCATTTTATATGATAGCCGAGCATTCTGTGTTCCAGGGTGGTAACATGCTCTTTTGGCTTCTTTTAGGCACATCTGGCATGATACTGCTGAATCTTTTGGTGTATCCTGCTTATCTTCTTCGGGTAGAGGAAGCACGGATCAAGAAAAATGAGTGCATGTATATCAAACAACTGGAACTATTTAAAAAACAAAAACAACTGGAAGCCCAGGAAACCATAGAGCTACAGACAAAGCGTCATGATATGAAGCAGAAGCTGATATACATACACGAATTAGCCCAAAAAGAAGAGATGGACAGGCTGATGGCAGTCCTGGATGAGATGATTGGAGAAACATCTAAAAAGGAGCATTTAGACGAGTGGACAGGAAATCTGGTGGTGGATTCTCTGGTTAATCATCTATACCGGGTAACCCAGGCGAAGAAAATCAAGCTGGATACCAGAATCAAGGTTCCGCAGGAGCTGAACATTGAGGATACAGATCTTTGCATCCTTCTTGGTAATGCCTTTGACAATGCAGTGGAAGCCCTGGAATATGTGGAAGAAGAGAAACGGGATATGCGGGTGGATATGAAATATGAGAGAGGCTGCCTGCTTTTGTGCGTTAGAAACAAGTTTGCAGATGAGCTTAAAATGGACGAAGAGGGAAGGCTTAAGACCAGGAAAACAGAAGGAGTCCATGGTCTTGGAATCCGGTCCATGAAAAAGGTGACAGAACGGTATCACGGTGTCCTGATGACTGAAGGTGAGGATGATCTGTTTACTTTGAAGGCGATTTTATACGAACCTAAGAAAGCATAAGAGAAGTGGGAGGTAAGATTGATACAGTTGCCTCCTATTTTCATGCCAAAAAAAGAAAAAAGTTTCACATAATGCCTTGTAAATGACAAAATAATACATATTATGACCAAAAGTTACATATAACCTGCTATTTCATACGTGAATGATTTTTTTGTCGTTTTTTATAGTATATTGTAATAAGTAAAAAACAAAAACAAAGGTGTGTTAGATCGATGAAGAGATTAAAAAGGGTTCTGTTTGTACTATTTTGCTTTGTTTTTCTCTCGGGTTCACAAAGGGTCATAGCAAAGGAAATCCGGAGTGAGCAAAATGGTCTGGATGTCATATTTGTTATGGATTACAGCGGTTCCATGAATGCCAATGATCCGGATCATACGGCAAGTGGAATGGTAAAGGCATTTATTGATACGGTTCACAGTGCAGATATCCGGATCGGCTTTGTTGCATACAATGACAGAATCGTATCTTCGGCAGCACCGGTTTCTGTTAAGACCCAGGAGGAACGTGACGCCCTAAAGGCACAGATGGATTCTGCCGGATATTCCGGAAACACAGATATCGGTCTGGGGTTAAATTACGCTTATGGTCTTTCCGGTCAGGAAACAGGACGTAAGCGCATGATCGTCCTTATTTCAGACGGCGAGTCTGATTTAAAAGGCTCCAAAACAGGAAGATCCTTAGAAATCTCAAACGCAGATCTTAAGAATACGGTAGATGCCTGCCAGTCTCAGGGAATTCCCATTTACACCGTAGCATTTGGGAAATACGACGGAAGCAAGGAAGTATTAAAGGAAATTGCGAAGCAGACCAATGCAGGTAATTATACGGTGGAACAGCCGGAGACCTTAATTGACGTCTTGTACGGAATATTTCACTCCAACATGGCTTACCGGATTCAGGAGATAACCAATGGCATCTACGGAGCGGGCAGCCAGAGCATAAGGGTAAAGCTTGACGATGCCTATCTGGATGAGATGGATGTACTGATGATTTCTCCCCAGCAGATTCTTGATACTACAGTGATTTACGGGGACCAGCAGATAAAGCCGGTAAACCTGGTTCATTACTCGGTAGCGAAGCTGTCGGATGTGAAAAGTGAGATCAAGGAATTAAACATACAGACAAACACGTCTAAAGATCAGGGTTTAAAGGTTTATTTGATCAGCTATCGGGATCTGGTTCCGGTTCTGGAGATTGAGACCGATATGACAAGAAATAAGCCCCTTCCATTCCGGATTTATTTTAAAGATAAAGGCGGCAGTGTCATTACCGATGAAGCATTTTATAAAAACTTTACTCCCAAAATTGAGATTTATGCCGATGGTCAGTCTGCCAATGGCCGGACACCTTTAAATACAGAAATTAAGAACGGTGTGATAGCCGGCGAAGTAAAGCTTGGCAGTTCCGGAACGTATTACATAGACAGCCGTTTGGATGATGTGATGGAGTCCTGTGTGTTCGATACCGTAAGGGTACAGGTGGTCAATACACCTCCTGCCGGTGAGCTTCCGGACAAGCTTTCGTTAAATCCTTTAAGCAAAGAGAAAAAGCTAAGGCTTGATGATTTTTTTCATGATTCCGATGGGGATGCACTTACCTATTCCATGGAAGAAAGCACAAAGAATGCGGCAGCCGTGACTCTTGATAAAGGCGTTCTTACGGTAAAGCCTTTAAAGTCAGGAAGGGAAAGCCTTGTAATCAAAGTGGCTGACGGAGAATCTGCCATTTCCTACCGTTACAGCTTTGAAGTAATTCCTCTTTGGAAGGCATATTGGTGGGCGTTTGCACTGGGCATTTTGTTGCTTGGGGCGATAATATGGAGAATTTTCCATAAGCCAAGACCAGAGCTTGAGGTAATCACAGAAAAGAAAGCCCAAAACCGCTTTCAGGGAAAGATGGATGCCTACTTTGTCGGGCAGCCGGAGGAGGAAGAGGAGATTCCGCCTCTCACATTCCCTATGTACAAAATCAAGGATAACCGTGTGAGCATTGGAGACTTAATGAAGGAATTCCCTGAAGCCTCTGAATCACTGGGGCTTGACCGGATCTTTCTGATTGCAGATGAAGAACGTCGGATGATCCTTTATCATTCTTCGGATTCTGTCATTATGCTGGGAAGCTCTATTGTATGCAAAAAGATTCAGTACAGCGTAAGCTTTGGAGACATTATTTCTATTACTGCTCCGGAAGGAGATTACGACTTGGAGATCCACTATATCTCCATGATCCAGTAGGACAGACTTTTTATCCGTAACCATGTTGTTTACGCTTCTTATCCCAATTAAGACGGTAAGAGCGAATAAATAAAAGTAACAAGTAAGAAAGAGGGAGAGCGCCGATGGAAACGATTACACAAACAAACCGGACGATTCTATTTTCCGAAATTAATCCTGAAAAGCTGAATCTTTTAACGCTGATCGGAGATGTGAGAGGAAAGACAAGTCTTGATGACGACAAGATTAAGGAAATCAATGAAGTACTTCTGGTTGAGAGCTTTGAAGAATTTTTAGAGAAATTTGCACCAGTCGTTTATTCCTGGTGTGATGCCAACACTGGCTCCATCCAGTACAGCCTCATGAAACCAGAGAATTTACCGGACAACTGTATCACTGAGATACCTCTTAACGAAACAAATGATCTGCTGAACATGCTGATCACCCTTCAGGGGGCAAAAGGCGCATTGGGAGTCGCAAACGTTGACTTTAAATTCAGCAATATCCTGGATATGATTTCTCCTAAGAAGATCATGGAAGACATCCGTCAGGTGAGAAGAGAAATCCAGTATACCTACGGTAAATACATGGAGCTTGACGACGAAGATCCAAAGAGACTGGATATGGGGGATAAGCTGAATTATCAGTTCGAACAGGCCAGCCACAACTACAACAACGTATTGGCGATGCTTCCTCTTGCCATTGAAGATATTAAGACCCGTCTGCTCCTTGGAAGCGGTGAATCTGCTCAGGGCGGTCAGGAATTTAAGGCAGGTCTTTTAAGCATGGGTGACGACGGTGAGCTTAAGATCCTTGAGATGAAGCAGGAGGAAGGAACTCAGCTTGCTCTGGTGGATGACCATATTAATACAAGCCTCATTGAGACCTTTAAGGATGATTACGATGCCCTTAACGATACGCCTTCCGATTATGTAAGAGAGCTGGTAGTAAGAACCTTTTGTCCTCTTACTTCTACGGTGGAAAGCAGTGTGGACCGTGAGGTAGAGGTGAAGAACTACAATACATACTTAGAGTTCTATAAAAAGAGCAAGGATGATTTCGTCAAAGCAGTGAAACCTTTGATTGAGAAAATCCTGGGAGTAAAGTCCTTCTTTGATCAGTATCAGGTAAAGGAAAAAGGAATGCAGCCAAAGCTTCTCATTACCAATACACCTCTTGAGATGATGGTAAAGTCAAGCAATCTGCCAAGACTTTTGACTTACTTAAATACCACCAATGATAAGAATGAATTTGAAAATACATTGTGGTTCGGCATTGTTCCTGACGTGGAATTCAATCAGTCAGGCGGTGGAAAACTCCAGAGAATGCGTTTTGCAGGAAATCAAAAGGAGAAAAAGCCGGGAACCAATACCATGGAAAGCCTTGCAACCTTAATGAATGCAATCAATCCATACAAGATTACTACCTTCTTCAGCTTTGCCACAGGAGAGGAAAGTACCTTCAGCTATGTAGCAACCGAAGGAATCGGCATCTTTAAGGATAAGTGCACTCCTCTTATGAAGAGAGATTTCAGCGAATTCGTAGTTCCCTGCATTCCCAATGTGACCATTATTCCAAAAGATAAGTCTGGTCTTATCCTTGATAAGCGGATGCTCATCGATGACGAAGGAAGAGTGGCTCTTTCTGAGGAAAAAGAAGATGTTATGAAGATGTGGATCGAGGGCGTATACGTGGGAGCCTCCTACGGAGCAGCCGGAATCACAGCTGCATGGCAGTGTCCAGAGTATTTAAAACAGAGATTTGGC
It encodes the following:
- a CDS encoding LytR/AlgR family response regulator transcription factor; translation: MLEIGVCDDDRLLLWEMEKYLLELGEETGVKLEVDTYADGEEIVRAVMKGKRFDIIFMDIEMQHLSGMCAAKRIREMDRTVQLVFVTSHESYMKEAFLAAPIGFLLKPLSKTEFTDTFHHILRMIGTEDQFYRFRYDRSDYKVLLKEVIYFESKGRMTEIVWEGGRYRLYKNLETIEEELRSQKMRFVRIHKSYLVNYWRISRFSADFVELMDGICLPISRSRRKEVEVNLYDAMEWCHV
- a CDS encoding sensor histidine kinase, which gives rise to MNEGMRMTASVLFSLFSVWIMKLYLDTFLTKRSGFRKAAGWLLFFLWQMYGRLYLAGDSPIYYLFGSFAVIGLVGIVGYTSAIWNQVTFSALFAALWELMDMFFLLGTRLFLGGEADGTVTAMWLSKLCLFSLILGIRRYMKAKGSISNLPAQGLSFLLPFTALMTVYFAFYMIAEHSVFQGGNMLFWLLLGTSGMILLNLLVYPAYLLRVEEARIKKNECMYIKQLELFKKQKQLEAQETIELQTKRHDMKQKLIYIHELAQKEEMDRLMAVLDEMIGETSKKEHLDEWTGNLVVDSLVNHLYRVTQAKKIKLDTRIKVPQELNIEDTDLCILLGNAFDNAVEALEYVEEEKRDMRVDMKYERGCLLLCVRNKFADELKMDEEGRLKTRKTEGVHGLGIRSMKKVTERYHGVLMTEGEDDLFTLKAILYEPKKA
- a CDS encoding vWA domain-containing protein, with the translated sequence MKRLKRVLFVLFCFVFLSGSQRVIAKEIRSEQNGLDVIFVMDYSGSMNANDPDHTASGMVKAFIDTVHSADIRIGFVAYNDRIVSSAAPVSVKTQEERDALKAQMDSAGYSGNTDIGLGLNYAYGLSGQETGRKRMIVLISDGESDLKGSKTGRSLEISNADLKNTVDACQSQGIPIYTVAFGKYDGSKEVLKEIAKQTNAGNYTVEQPETLIDVLYGIFHSNMAYRIQEITNGIYGAGSQSIRVKLDDAYLDEMDVLMISPQQILDTTVIYGDQQIKPVNLVHYSVAKLSDVKSEIKELNIQTNTSKDQGLKVYLISYRDLVPVLEIETDMTRNKPLPFRIYFKDKGGSVITDEAFYKNFTPKIEIYADGQSANGRTPLNTEIKNGVIAGEVKLGSSGTYYIDSRLDDVMESCVFDTVRVQVVNTPPAGELPDKLSLNPLSKEKKLRLDDFFHDSDGDALTYSMEESTKNAAAVTLDKGVLTVKPLKSGRESLVIKVADGESAISYRYSFEVIPLWKAYWWAFALGILLLGAIIWRIFHKPRPELEVITEKKAQNRFQGKMDAYFVGQPEEEEEIPPLTFPMYKIKDNRVSIGDLMKEFPEASESLGLDRIFLIADEERRMILYHSSDSVIMLGSSIVCKKIQYSVSFGDIISITAPEGDYDLEIHYISMIQ